One Pangasianodon hypophthalmus isolate fPanHyp1 chromosome 7, fPanHyp1.pri, whole genome shotgun sequence genomic window, CCAGTGGTCTCCATCACACAGATTTAGACTGTCTATCCCAATAAACCAGTCTGGGCTCGGGACAATCCGCATAATAAAAGACAACTGTAAAACAAGAACAGTGATAGCATTTTGTTGAGTTTAAGCTCATGTGAACTTAGCACTGCAGATTTGCAAGTTACAAGCTGCAGAGGCTTAAGACTGGGATGACAGATGGGATTAGCACTTGTAAATTTTGATATGTATCCAATGAACTTGCTCTCGTTTGTGAAAATTCCTATACCTTTAGCATAATTGTCTTTTTGGTCCATGTAAGTTAGTACCCACGCtataatacatactgtatatgtatatatgtgcagCCCCATTGAAAGTTCAGTGTATTAAATATGAAGCATACATGACAAGTCTGCTCTTTACATCTCATTATTTTGCGATATATCTAGTGTTGAACTTACAAAGTTGTGCCTGGCATACACCTCGAACTCCGTGCTTGTCTGGCCTGTCCCTCCGAGCACAGCTGACGTGGAAAAGAGGCCGTATACACTCTGGATGCGCTCCCCAGCTGCCTCCACCTCCTTAATCAGAGTCCAAGCTTCTCCTTTTTCAGAGAACTCTCTCACCCCATTACTTGCATATTCGTTTTTTTGCCAGATGTGATAGTCTGAGCTGTGAGTTACCCCTAAAAAGAGTATATGTTAAAATAATAGTGCACAAAGTCTCACACTTTTTATAGGCTACAGCACCCATAATTTTCTCACTAACTGTGGTATGCCCTATAATTAATATTCCTTGACATTCAGAGTATTCCACTCACCAATCAGTGgagaccactgagcaggaggcCTGTAAACGGGGTACTGCTTGGGGAAGGCAGTCTGGCTCCACTTGCCTGTAAATGTGAGTCTGTACTTGGCTGTTGAAGGTGCAGTGCAAAGCGAGTCCACTACACTCACAGGCATGGTGGCAATTCCACTAAGTAGGGTTACCATTAAGGTGAAGCACCACAGCAAGCATCTCATACAGATGGTTTTCATCTTTTCCTTTGCTGGTTCTCTGACAGAATATTGAGATTAAACATAGGCATGTTGTTAGCTCCTGTCACATAAGGCAGACATAAAAAttagaaacactgaaaaatctGAATTATTAGTCAGTTTGGATTGTAAATGCATATTTACTACTGAGGACAGAGTGTGGTTTTACAAACAAATTTCCTGAAGTATAAGCTTGTATTACGTGTGCGATGGTTTggtagtaaaataataaaagtttattaaaatatgcaaatacgTACCAGACACAATTTTTGATAACAACATAATTTATATTCTATTTAGTCTATagactacaatttttttaatatatttttaattttatttagtcTATAGGCTATATCTGTGCACATTCTCTATAATATAGGTGATTTCAGGACACCAAATATTTTACATAGCATATagatattattgtttttttttcatgcattctTAAAAGCATGGTGTGGTGCTAGAGTCTCCTTTGCAAGATCTGCAATAATAGATAATAGATGCACCAGTGTCCATACAAGATccttaataaatgtattaattggTCTCGATgtataagtataaaaaaaagaatttggaTTTTCACAGCACGTTTGATTAAACAGAGCATGAACACTACTTACTGGCTTTGCAGAGACAGATGAGCTTTCTGCAGAAGAAGTGGAGGTCACCTATGCCTGGGCTGTCTGAGAGAGACTGCGAGACTTGATCACTCCTTGCAGCTATTTATGTCTTTCCACAGTCCCCTCAGTCTAACCGTATCAATAACCTCCTGACCCCTCCCAAAAATGAGTGCTCCATCCTCCATCTTACAATTCCATGTAGGATTTGTTCACAAGCACGCAACTGAGGTTAAATATGTCATAGTTGGAGTCAGGAgactctttttattttctcctcctCCTGGGAAAATGCTTGAGGGAAATCACAGTGTAGAGCTGTGTTGTCTTTTGTtgaagtgagaaagagagtgagaaggGTGGAGTGTGCTGATTTGAGTGTGGAAACAGACTTGGATTCTGCCTCTGCAGTGTAGGCACCACCACTAACCCTTAAGCTAACTGATCCCGCATGCCACCCACAATTGCTTCCACATGCTCACGTTTTGGCAACCTTTTAACAACTATCTCTAGTTTCCTAGCACTACAGTTCCAGTGAGAtgcttgtgcgtgtgtgttctaTACTTCAAATCCTTCTTTTTTAGAAGATGGAATTGGATTTAAGAACCTTTAATATGCAATTTGCTTCGAGTCATTTTTGCTTTATGGAATTGGAGCATAAATGTGGTGGACATGTGGTTTCATGCCTGTGTCATTCTGAGGTCAGTTGGTATCAGTCGTCACTGATTATTCATTCAAGCTGTGTGAAATGTCACTCCATGTGGTCAGTGTGGGACTACTCCAGAAtgcggcaaaaaaaaaagcacacacacatatggtgcccttcagaattattggctgTCTTCATGAAGATAAGCAAAAATGaaagtataagaagaataacacATGCGATTAGGAatagtattggcacccttacaattaatgtgtaataaaacCTCTGCTGGATTGTAGAGCAGCAATGATTCTTCAAAATTTAACAAGGTTGGACACTTGTACAGGGATTGTTAAGCTGAATCTCAATGTTGCTTTGAATGTATGTTTGGGTCATCTTGCTGAAAGTGCTATCTAAGTGCCAAGTttgaacctcctggcagaggcaaccagaaTTTGGGCTGAAACATTTAGTAAAATTCACAGTGCCATCAATCTTTTGAACCCTTAGACCACCAGCCTCAAAGCATGAAAGCAGCCTATATACCACCATATTTTACAGCAGTAATACCCAATAGGCCGATTCTGGTCCGGGTCTGGAcctaaatgcattttattacagtccGAGCACAAAATCTCAGAGTGAAAAAACCTCTCTTTGCAATCCGCGCTCTACTTTTGTTTCCTCCAATAACAAAGACTGTGAATCAGGTTCTATGCCAACTGACACAGGCTGTTATTTTAATAGCTTGTGCTAGTCAAAAGACATTTATAGCTAATTGGCAACAGTAGGCTAATATTATGTTCAAAAAGTAAAGTGGTTTGTTTAAAATTGCTCAGTACCAAGAAAAGGTACTGAAAACCGCACATTTTAACAAGAATGGACTCAAAAGATGTGTTCAGTCTCTCTGTGAGAAGCACGAAGCCAATGTGCttaatttgtaataaaactGTGACCATTCTGAAAAGTGGTAATGTCAGGCACCCTTATGAGACCAAGCAggcaaattttaaatataactacCCACAGAACATGGAGGTAAGAACCACAAAAATAAACCAGCTAAAATCATCATAAAACAATGACACAGCAAGAGCGAGCAACAGAGTCTTCAAATAGAATGGCATGGGTCTtggacaaacacacaaaaactttGTCTGATGCTGAAATAATAAGGAGTATGAGTGCACTGATACTTGGatggaaaacaaaaagatgAAACTTTGTGGGATGCATGGAATTTGTTTTGCTTATTTGTCCTCTGTGGAAGAACCTTCAGTTCTGTGGAAATTTGGTAAGTGGACCTCTAagatttatatttgtgtatgccTGTTTTACAGTGTGTACCTGGTGGTTTTCCTTGTGTTCAGTCCCCTTTTGTTGCCAAACATGCTGATGGTGTGTGCACAGCTAAGATGTTAGATTTTGGTCTCAGCTGACCACAACGCACAGTTCTAATTGTAGCTCCAATGACTCATTGTGACATTCCAGAGCTGCACTATGTGGGTTGCTCTCAGGAAGGACTTCTTTTATTGCAATGCTTCCAAACAGCTTTTTGTTATGGAGGTGACATTAATAGTTGGCTTTGAAACTTGACAACCATAAAAGTCAACTAAGCTGTGCAATTCTAAAACTGTGTTCTTTGGGGTCTTCTTTGCCTCCTTCACCATCCTcctcagtgtgtctgtggatAGTGTGCTCATTGGTCAAATTCCTGGCAAATTTCCACCTGTTTCAAACATGttaaactttttattattgatattatttgtgttttaattgtgctcaattatgtattttatatctatTTGTGATAtgtgcaggtcaacaaccaCCTGTCTCTTTTGTGTCGAAAGTTTTTGGCTTTTCTCCTTGGTCATGGAtgacaaacagatttatttatttatatcccAGGGAATCAGGCCCAATTGTTCCATACATCATTTAACAAATCTAAGTAAAATGATGTGTGCTAGATTTCCTAATCATGATTTGGGATAATTTAGGGCTATAACAGTGGAAAACCACATCGAGTTACActcctgtcatccaagaacaggaatctgatggTACAGTTAGCACAGGCTTCAAAACTGTAAGATGAAGATTGGAGcaagcaatgtttttttaatagatcAGACAATGTCTTTTTTATCTTTCAATAAAAAAGGCATTTCTGAACACAGAACTCTGTAGACTATTGTGCATCTATAAAGTCTATAAAATCCCAAGAGCTAAGCAGTTTCTGTAACTATTCAAACAGCCACAAAGTCACTCGGTTCACATTTTCCCCTATTCTGATTTTCTgatgagcattaactgaagctctttacctgtatctgcatcattttatgcattccactgctgccacatgattgccaCATGGCATACAAATTTAtgacaagaaggactagacttgtcgGCTGCAGATGTATCCCCATCGACCCCACTGGTGTTGAGTTCTACTTGCTTAAAGAAGTTCTTTGTCATAAAAATGTTTCTCAGTTGATTgatttcaaatgtttttgtgcAATGTTTACTTTCTACAAAAATTTTTCCTCGTTTTTattaagggtgccaatagttcttCAGGGTACCGTATATACCACCAACAGGAAAAAGGGTGAAGTAGCAGTACATGGAAGAGGGACCCTGACTGTAAATGAGAGGAAGCAGTAAATACCTTAAATACTGTTCTGCTTCACTTCTAATGACTGTAAAAACCTGAATTGTGTGGtgttattaattttatgtttgtctgtttttttcccccaaagtaAGTCATTATCTTTGATCAGAACCCTTTTATATCTCAGGTTCCTCTCTGGATATATTTTGGATAATATATGTATTATGGATATTTTGCTATTGCAGAGCTTTATCTTCTTAGGTTTTGTGATCCTAACATGCTGTTGTCCCTTTCAGCAAGAATGCCATCTCCTCCACCAGTTTTTTGAGAACCCCCAGATGCAATACATACCTTGAACTCAGAATCTCCTACTTCTGTAAGTAATCTAAAAGCTAAAGCACTTGAATCTTTTGAGGTCATTTGAAATTTGGTTGAATGCAATGGCTCTCATTGTAGCTAGGTACAAATGCTTGATTATATTGAACTTGGTGATACTGTGCATATTTGTGTTACATTGTTAGTAAATGGTCAATGCAAATAATGTAGCTAGTAGGGTTAATACCCATTAGTGGCACAAAGACTCAGTGTACCAGTGCTGGCCCAGACAACTTCTCCTGATTATTGTCACCTGTGTGGAGTTAGCTTCACATGTGTCTTTCTCCATTGTAATTCCCTCCAGtctaaatactgtatattactttaTTTGTATCATGTGTTTCCAATGTCTTGTGTATGCATAAACAGCAAATCTAAGATGTAGGTCGCAGTGGTTTTCCAGTGTGCTAGTTCTGTCCAGGTGTTagttcattttcttcttctctagGTCCTAATTCTAGTTGTCCAGTTTCTATACCTGCCTCATAGCCTCCAGGGCCTGTGTCTCTATTTTCTAGGGTTATAAAAGCTTGATGCAGTATATAAACATTGTAGAATTATCTAACTGTAGCCCTAGAAACCATTTTGTATTCTACACTGTTGTGATGTCACTACATAACACTTTTACATATGACTTCTGGGCCACTTGTAACAATTTCTGACCTGACGTCAAAACTCTCAACCAATAAGTTATCCAGTTAAGTATAATGTTTTGACTGTTAATGACTATTCAGTACGAATATTAATTAGGCGGCATCTGTATCTTGGGCTTTAGATGCACCAATGGTAATGCACTAGCTTTTGCTTTCCAAACATATTTCCTAGTTTAGTGTTTACATTTAACAATGACTTGTTTGGTAGATGCTTTTATGCAAAGAGAAGACAATTAGTCTATACTTCACTTTATTGGGGAATAATAAACATATGTAAAAGCACAAAGGGATATTCTTGAAAATGTTCACAAAACCAGAGACAGATAATATACCATAGGAAGTAACTATACAGCTGTTACAGATGTTCTGTCTTTAACCTTCTGTTATTGTTGGCTAAAACTCTGCTTTTGCAGCAAAAAGAAAATTAGTCGTAGAAAGCAAGGCCTAACAGTCTAAACATCTGTGCAGTAAAAAATTTATTTGATACAGTTTAGTGTTACATAAGTACAATataataaagatatatatacCATATCAATAACATGCCAGTTTTGCTGTAAATCATATATAAAGCTCTTGTTGTCAGCATATTAATGGCAAATtactttatcatttatttacatatgtaatAGATCAATAAATCCTCTCTCACCACACGTTTTCCTCTCGCCACACTTTGGCCTTGCCAGGTGGCTTTgagacagacttttttttttactgaacatGGGAGGTTTGTGTTGATCCTCGAAAAAGTGAGACTAATGATATTCCCATTCACATCACCCAGCATGACTCTGTCTGCCCACAGGCCGGAGGTATAAAGAACAAGATTTACTCTTTCCTAAAGTGATATTCATTTGCTCAGTGTAGCATGAATTACCACTTCCTTTTTAGACACTAATATCATTTGATGgaatgtgattatttttcagAATGGTCTAATTTAGCCATAATGATCTTCAACATTTTAAAGGGGTGGATCAATTATCATATTGTTTTCTGTTCTGACTGATATTAATTCATACATCATTGAAG contains:
- the spon2b gene encoding spondin-2b, producing the protein MKTICMRCLLWCFTLMVTLLSGIATMPVSVVDSLCTAPSTAKYRLTFTGKWSQTAFPKQYPVYRPPAQWSPLIGVTHSSDYHIWQKNEYASNGVREFSEKGEAWTLIKEVEAAGERIQSVYGLFSTSAVLGGTGQTSTEFEVYARHNFLSFIMRIVPSPDWFIGIDSLNLCDGDHWKENISLDLFPYDAGTDSGFTFSSPKFETIPQDKVTQITSSFPNHPANSFFYPRLKNLPPIAKVTLSKIKSKQIFSLPIEPTQSNQIPTGNEIDESLINTPLDCEVSAWSPWGLCKGQCGEEKKKGMRYRTRYIHIKPANNGSVCPPLEEEKTCVPDNCE